The Streptomyces sp. TLI_105 DNA segment ACGGCCGATGCTCCTGACCAGCGTCCGGACGCGCTCCTCCACCCCCCTCATCCCCAGCTCCTGGGAGGAACGCGATGCGCAGAAGAAAGCTGAACCTCGCGGCACTCGCCGCAGCCGCCCTCTTCCTCGTCCCCGCCACCTCGGCCTCCGCCGCCCCCACCGGCGAGGACGCCTCGACCCTCGCATCCAAGCGCCTGAACATCACCATGCAGGCCCAGCAGAAGACCAACTGGTGCTGGGCGGCGAGCGGCAACACCATCGCCACCTGGTACGGCCGGAACTACAGCCAGAACCAGTTCTGCAACGCCGCCTTCGACCGGCAGCAGGGCTACGACTGCCCCAACTGGCAGGCCACGCTCGCCAACGTCCAGACCGGACTGGGCTGGGCCGGCATCAGCCCCGGCTCGTACGTCGACGGCTGGCTGCGCTACTCCACCCTCCAGACCGAGATCAACGCCGGTCGACCCGTCGAGACCAGGATCCAGTGGGCCGGCGGCGGCGGCCACATGCACGTGATCTACGGCTACGACGACGCGAACAGCTGGGTCTACTGGGGCGACCCCTGGCCCTCCAGCGATCGCTACAACTGGGCCTCGCACGCCTGGTACGTGAACAACGGCTCGTTCTCCTGGACCCACTCGCTCTACCGGATCGGGGCGTGACGACCATGAACACACGTGCCACGGGAGCCGGGCTCCTCGTCACCACCGCCCTCGTCCTCCTCGGGGCGCTCCCCGCGGCCGCCGAGGAGCTGCCGTCCGCGCCGACCCCCGAACAGGCCGCCTCCGCGCCGCGGACCCTGGACACCCTGTCCCGGTTCTTCGCCCGCGACGGGGCCTCCGCCCGCACGGCGGCCGCGCCGCGCGTCGAGGGCGCCTCCGTCCCCGTGCGGTTCCTCTCCCCGGACTTCGTCGCCGGGAAGCCCGGGGCGCCGGTCGCCCGCGTCGAGTTCCGCGCCAGCAGGGCCGTCTCCCCGGACGGCCGGAAGGCCTCCCTGTGGACGGTGCGGCAGCCGGGCGGCGGCTGGCAGGTGGTGAACATCGCCACCGGCGACGACGAGATCCGGTACGCGGAACTCGGCCACGGCTTCGTCTTCCGCGAGCCGCAGATCGACGCGTGGTACGTCCTGAAGGGCGCGAAGGTGCTGCCGCTCGACGAGGACGCGGTACGGGCCGTGGGCCGGAACGGGACGAGCCTCGCGGGCTACCGGGAGCGGGTCGTGCGGGCGTACGGCGACAAGCTGCCGGGGTCGTCGTACGCGCGGAAGGGGGCGGCGGGGGGTTACGACGCGCCCGCGCCCGCGTCCCACGAGAGGCCCGCCGTCGCGGCGGTGGGCGTGGGGGCGGGGCTGGTCCTCGCGCTGACGGCGTGGGCGACGGTACGCGGACGCCGGGCGGGCCGCCGCGCCTGACCCCTGCGACGGGCCTCCGCTCCACGGGACGGCGCCCACCCCTTGTGCCCCCGTTGTGGGCAGCCACTCCGCCGGGGCGGTGCCCCGCCCACTCCGTTGTGGGCGCGCCGGCTGGGCCGGTGCCCGCCCACCCCCGCTCGCCCCGTTGTGGGCAGTCGTCCCGCTGGGGCGAGGGGGTCCCCCCTGCTCGAGCGAAGCCGAGAGCTCGGGGGAGGGTGGGCACAACGGAACGGCGCCCTTGCCGGGCCTGGGATCCCGCGCCTTGACCCGCACCCCGTGCACAGCGCACTGGTGGTGCGGGTCCAGGCCCGGAAGGCGGAGCGCGCCCGCAGAGGCGCCGTCCCGTGTGCCCACCCGTCCCGCCCCAGCGGGACGATTGCCCACACGGGCGGGGGCGGGGGCACCGCCCCGCAGGCGCGCGCCCACCCGGCGGTGGTGGGAAGGGCGCCGCCCCGCCGGGCGCGTTCACACGGAGAGGGGCGGCACCGCCCGCGCGGGCGCGTGCCCAGTACGAGGCGGGTTCCGGGTGGAGGCGGGCGCCGTGGGGTGTCGGTGGGCGCCAGTAGGGTGGTGAGCATGGCCGACCCCTCCAGCTACCGCCCCAAGCCGGGTCAGATCCCCGACTCCCCGGGGGTCTACAAGTTCCGCGACGAGCACCGCCGGGTCATCTACGTGGGGAAGGCGAAGTCCCTGCGTCAGCGGCTGGCGAACTACTTCCAGCCGCTCACGAGCCTGCATCCGCGCAC contains these protein-coding regions:
- a CDS encoding papain-like cysteine protease family protein, producing MRRRKLNLAALAAAALFLVPATSASAAPTGEDASTLASKRLNITMQAQQKTNWCWAASGNTIATWYGRNYSQNQFCNAAFDRQQGYDCPNWQATLANVQTGLGWAGISPGSYVDGWLRYSTLQTEINAGRPVETRIQWAGGGGHMHVIYGYDDANSWVYWGDPWPSSDRYNWASHAWYVNNGSFSWTHSLYRIGA